A stretch of DNA from Ranitomeya variabilis isolate aRanVar5 chromosome 1, aRanVar5.hap1, whole genome shotgun sequence:
aaaggggttgtccactttttttttttttttttattacattcatgtatttggggctaaaaaaaaatgccATTGGGTTTTATTAGATATTTTGCATCGTTTGGCTTTTATCGGCTCATTATTTCCCAGCACATTGGTCTGTGGTCAAACATCAGCTGAGAAGAGCTCAGAATAAGACAGATAAGAGAGTAACAGGGGGAAACCTCCCATCGGACCGAGCTCACTGATGGAGTCTCCGTTATTTAAGGAATAAATAAATGTCTCCCTGCAGACACTGACCCGGGACACGTCCTGCCTCTTGGGGTGGGCTTTAAGCACTTTCTTGGTGTAGGTTTCTAATTCTTCTTGAACCTCCGTGCCGCTGGCCGTGGCGCAACCTTCTAGGAACTGGAGACAGAAGAGAAGGAAACGGTCGGATCTACGAAACGTCGTCTTACATGGAGTCCGACGGCAATCAGGGTAATGTGGGCAGCGTGACTCACCCGGCTCAGAACGGCCTCCAGCTCGTAGACCTCCTGCACGGCCCCCCGCTCCAGCAGCCGCAGCTGGTTGTGCAGCAGATGGACGGCGGATCGCGGACACGTCAGCAGGCGGCAGTGGAAGCAGGAGCCCTTCACCAGCGCGTACAACTTCTACCacgaggaagagaaggaaaaaaattataaataaattggtttcctgtgtccccccaatgaagcgAGCGGGAAATGTTGGTGGTCTCCATTTTCTGATACATGTAACTTATGGGGATTTTTTCCATTTCGCCACATTTCAAATGTCGGGGACCAGTGACTACAATACCCACATCAAACAGCAGGGGATTGTACACGGTCAGCGGCAGCTCAATATGGCCCAGATGTCCGGGGCAGCTGGAGAAGTCCTGGGCACAGGTGTCGCACACTTCTCTGCTGTCCGCTGGGCCCAAGGACAGGTCGTACAGGCCGTTCACCATGGGATTGCCCGCAGGGTCCACATACTGGGGGTTGGTGACGGCTTTCACACTCAGCTGCCTAGAAAAGAAATAGACACCGGTCACAGTATGGAACGAAGAGCAAAAAAACTAAATGCTGATTACTGATCCCTGCAAAGCGGAGTCTGATACCAGTACTACAATATAGCAAGATGGCCGAGCCAGACAACCCGCTGTCACCACCCGCAAATACCGCAGGAGCGCGGAGAGTCACATCCCTACATCACATATCCattacagcagaatagtgagtgcagctctggggtataatacaggatgtaactcaggatcagtaatgtaatgtatgtacacagtgactgcaccagcagaatagtgagtgcagctctggagtataatacaggatgtaactcaggatcagtaatgtaatgtatgtacacagtgactgcaccagcagaatagtgagtgcagctctggggaataatacaggatctaactcaggatcagtaatgtaacgtatatacacagtgactgcaccagcagaatagtgagtgcagctctggggaataatacaggatctaactcaggatcagtaatgtatgtacacagtgactgcaccagcagaatagtgagcgcagctctggggtataatacaggctgtaactcaggatcagtaatgtaatgtatgtacacagtgactgcaccagcagaatagtgagtgcagctctggggaataatacaggatgtaactcaggatcagtaatgtgatgtatgtacacagtgactgcaccagcagaatagtgagtgcagctctgaagtataatacaggatgtaactcaggatcagtaatgtaatgtacacagtgactgcaccagcagaatagtgagtgcagctctggagtataatacaggatgtaactcaggatcagtaatgtaatgtatgtacacagtgactgcaccagcagaatagtgagtgcagctctggggtataatacaggatgtaactcaggatcagtaatgtaatgtacacagtgactgcaccagcagaatagtgagtgcagctctggagtataatacaggatgtaactcaggatcagtaatgtaatgtatgtacacagtgactgcaaaagcagaatagtgagtgcagctctggggtataatacaggatgtaactcaggatcagtaatgtaatgtatgtacacagtgactgcaaaagcagaatagtgagtgcagctctggggtataatacaggatgtaactcaggatcagtaatgtaatgtatgtacacagtgactgcaccagcagaatagtgagtgcagctctggggtataatacaggatgtaactcaggatcagcaatgtaatatatgtacacagtgactgcaccagcagaatagtgagtgcagctctggggtataatacaggaggtaactcaggatcagtaatgtaatgtatgtacacagtgactgcaccagcagaatagtgagtgcagctctggggtataatacaggatgtaactcaggatcagtaatgtaatgtatgtacacagtgactgcaccagcagaatagtgagtgcagctctggggtataatacaggaggtaactcaggatcagtaatgtaatgtatgtacacagtgactgcaccagcagaatagtgagtgcagctctggggtataatacaggatgtaactcaggatcagtaatgtatgtacacagtgactgcaccagcagaatagtgagtgcagctctggggtataatacaggatgtaactcaggatcagtaatgtaatgtatgtacacagtgactgcaccagcagaatagtgagtgcagctctggggtataatacaggaggtaactcaggatcagtaatgtaatgtatgtacacagtgactgcaccagcagaatagtgagtgcagctctggggtataatacagaaggtaactcaggatcagtaatgtaatgtacgtacacagtgactgcaccagcagaatagtgagtgcagctctggagtataatacaggatgtaactcaggatcagtaatgtaatgtatgtacacagtgactgcaccagcagaatagtgagtgcagctctggggtataatacaggatgtaactcaggatcagtaatgtaatgtaatgtatgtacacagtgactgcaccagcagaatagtgagtgcagctctggggtataatacaggaggtaactcaggatcagtaatgtaatgtatgtacacagtgactgcaccagcagaatagtgagtgcagctctagggtataatacaggatgtaattcaggatcagtaatgtaatgtacgtacacagtgactgcaccagcagaatagtgagtgcagctctggggtatagtacaggaggtaactcaggatcagtaatgtaatgtatgtacacagtgactgcaccagcagaatagtgagtgcagctctggggtataatacaggatgtaactcaggatcagtaatgtaatgtatgtacacagtgactgcaccagcagaatagtgagtgcagctctggagtataatacaggatgtaactcaggatcagtaatgtaatgtatgtacacagtgactgcaccagcagaatagtgagtgcagctctagggtataatacaggatgtaattcaggatcagtaatgtaatgtacgtacacagtgactgcaccagcagaatagtgagtgcagctctggggtatagtacaggaggtaactcaggatcagtaatgtaatgtatgtacacagtgactgcaccagcagaatagtgagtgcagctctggagtataatacaggagataactcaggatcagtaatgtaatgtatgtacacagtgactgcaccagcagaatagtgagtgcagctctggggtataatacaggaggtaactcaggatcagtaatgtaatgtatgtacacagtgactgcaccagcagaatagtgagtgctgctctggggtataatacaggatgtaactcaggatcagtaatgtaatgtatgtacacagtgactgcaccagcagaatagtgagtgcagctctggagtataatacaggatgtaactcaggatcagtaatgtatgtacacagtgactgcaccagcagaatagtgagtgcagctctggggtataatacaggatgtaactcaggatcagcaatgtaatatatgtacacagtgactgcaccagcagaatagtgagtgcagctctggggtataatacaggaggtaactcaggatcagtaatgtaatgtatgtacacagtgactgcaccagcagaatagtgagtgcagctctggggtataatacaggatgtaactcaggatcagtaatgtaatgtatgtacacagtgactgcaccagcagaatagtgagtgcagctctggggtataatacaggaggtaactcaggatcagtaatgtaatgtatgtacacagtgactgcaccagcagaatagtgagtgcagctctggggtataatacaggatgtaactcaggatcagtaatgtatgtacacagtgactgcaccagcagaatagtgagtgcagctctggggtataatacaggatgtaactcaggatcagtaatgtaatgtatgtacacagtgactgcaccagcagaatagtgagtgcagctctggggtataatacaggaggtaactcaggatcagtaatgtaatgtatgtacacagtgactgcaccagcagaatagtgagtgcagctctggggtataatacagaaggtaactcaggatcagtaatgtaatgtacgtacacagtgactgcaccagcagaatagtgagtgcagctctggagtataatacaggatgtaactcaggatcagtaatgtaatgtatgtacacagtgactgcaccagcagaatagtgagtgcagctctggggtataatacaggatgtaattcaggatcagtaatgtaatgtatgtacacagtgactgcaaaagcagaatagtgagtgcagctctggggtataatacaggatgtaactcaggatcagtaatgtaatgtatgtacacagtgactgcaccagcagaatagtgagtgcagctctggggtataatacaggatgtaactcaggatcagtaatgtaatgtaatgtatgtacacagtgactgcaccagcagaatagtgagtgcagctctggggtataatacaggaggtaactcaggatcagtaatgtaatgtatgtacacagtgactgcaccagcagaatagtgagtgcagctctagggtataatacaggatgtaattcaggatcagtaatgtaatgtacgtacacagtgactgcaccagcagaatagtgagtgcagctctggggtatagtacaggaggtaactcaggatcagtaatgtaatgtatgtacacagtgactgcaccagcagaatagtgagtgcagctctggggtataatacaggatgtaactcaggatcagtaatgtaatgtatgtacacagtgactgcaccagcagaatagtgagtgcagctctggagtataatacaggatgtaactcaggatcagtaatgtaatgtatgtacacagtgactgcaccagcagaatagtgagtgcagctctagggtataatacaggatgtaattcaggatcagtaatgtaatgtacgtacacagtgactgcaccagcagaatagtgagtgcagctctggggtatagtacaggaggtaactcaggatcagtaatgtaatgtatgtacacagtgactgcaccagcagaatagtgagtgcagctctggagtataatacaggagataactcaggatcagtaatgtaatgtatgtacacagtgactgcaccagcagaatagtgagtgcagctctggggtataatacaggaggtaactcaggatcagtaatgtaatgtatgtacacagtgactgcaccagcagaatagtgagtgctgctctggggtataatacaggatgtaactcaggatcagtaatgtaatgtatgtacacagtgactgcaccagcagaatagtgagtgcagctctggagtataatacaggatgtaactcaggatcagtaatgtatgtacacagtgactgcaccagcagaatagtgagtgcagctctggggtataatacaggatgtaactcaggatcagtaatgtaatgtatgtacacagtgactgcaccagcagaatagtgagtgcagctctggggtataatacaggatgtaactcaggatcagtaatgtatgtacacagtgactgcaccagcagaatagtgagtgcagctctggggtataatacaggatgtaactcaggatcagtaatgtaatgtatgtacacagtgactgcaccagcagaatagtgagtgcagctctggagtataatacaggaggtaactcaggatcagtaatgtaatgtatgtacacagtgactgcaccagcagaatagtgagtgcagctctggggtataatacaggatgtaactcaggatcagtaatgtatgtacacagtgactgcaccagcagaatagtgagtgcagctctggggtataatacaggatgtaactcaggatcagtaatgtaatgtatgtacacagtgactgcaccagcagaatagtgagtgcagctctggggtataatacaggatgtaactcaggatcagtaatgtatgtacacagtgagactagtgagtgcagctctggggtataacgccGCCGCCTTGCCCCGTGTAATCACAGATAATATCGCGTCACCTGATCTCCTCCGAGGAGTAAACACCGAAGCCGATGTCCTGCAGGCGCCGCCATGGCACGTCCCTGGAGAACAGCATGCTGCGGAGTGCGAGCTCTGCGGCCACCAGTCTGTGCCACACGTGTAGGACCCGGAAGTGGAATATTCCACTATGCAAGCAGGACGGGGGTGGAGATCGGGACGGGAGCGGCGGAACATCAGTGGCTCCCGCTGTGACCCGTGTGACTGCGGTGTATTATCTGCCCATAACCTCGTGTTCTGTAATAGGGAGACGTCGGGACAGAGGATGTGGACCGCTATAACGTAAGAGCGGCTCCCCCTCTCTTGTTGGTACAGTCCGGTCGCGGACCCTGACAACATGGCGCTGTCCTGTGGGCCTCTGCGGGCTGCCTGTGCCAGGACCAGACCACTGCTCAGGTAGAGGGGAGGACTGTGTGGGGAGCAGCACAGTGGGGGAACAGTCACTGGGGTGTACGGACGACACCATCCCCTCTGTGGAGGGCGAGACATGGGTGCCCATCACCTCTACTAGAGGGCACAGTCTGTGTCACCCAGCAATATGGCGGTGCCAGGCTTCCTGAGACTTATTGTTCTCCATCATGTCCACCTTTTATTAGGCTGTATAATCTGTgttttctgggacttgtagtgcttcCGTATCTGGCGCTTGACTCAGAACCATCTGGGAATagtgggagatttcagctctgaagcctacAGCATGGTGAATGCAGCTGTCTGTTAATGCCCTTGGGggaatcatcaagatcctctgctggctgctcctgtgtaatcaccgaccgatGACGTCCCACTGTGAGCATCCTGCGTGGCCTGTACgtgctcccatggctgcagcgtctccggacttgtctccacgTCTGGGAcgccattggtcggtgattacacagcagctgccagcagcggatcttgatgatttgccggaGTGCGTTCATTGTCAGAACCCTTCTCAGACGACCATTACTAACCTCACTGATGGCTGCGGAGCCTgtaggtgccgggatttctgcccGCGGCTTATGCTCCAGATGTTGGTAGTATGTCACTTGTAGTGGGGTCTCTGACAATCCCACCCTGCTGCTAGTGATGGAGGTTTTCGGATTTCTCCCAGCAGCTTGCTGACTGTTTCTATGTCGCTCAGTGAGAAAACCTCGTTATTTTacatttctttttccttttatcaTTTTTCTTTTACTCTCTTTATTTCCCCCTTTGCAGACAATGGCCCAGAAGCTTCGCCCGGCCTGGAGCTGGCCCCGCAGGTACGTGTGATGGCGGATTTGTTGGCAGTGCCATCATCTGTTGCCAGTAAAGTGGAGactgacaaccaatatggccgtcACTAGTCCTTCTTGTCAGCCACGTGTATATTTGTCCTCCTTCTTTGTCATCAGCTCTCCTGAGGCCGCTGGTAAATCCGTGTGTGTCCAATAACGTACTGCGCCTGTCTGCCTTCTGCTCCCCTGTCGCCACATGCACACAGGGCCTGGCAGCGCATAGACCAGCCCGGGGCAGCGCCATTCTCGGCAGGTCAGTGACCACGTCTCTGGGGTCGGTGTGTATGGTCTATAGAGGATGTCGGAATAACTGTATAATCCTTTTTGAAGGTTTAGCCACAATCTATGCCCACctaacctgattgacagctcctcagtgtccctcctccctgctgctgatctTCCACCCAATAAGCCTGACTgatggctcctcagtgtccctcctccctgctgctgatctTCCACCCAATAAGCCTGACTgatggctcctcagtgtccctgcTGCTGATCTTCCACCCAATAAGCCTGACTgatggctcctcagtgtccctcctccctgctgctgatctTCCACCCAATAAGCCTGACTgatggctcctcagtgtccctcctccctgctgctgatctTCCACCCAATAAGCCTCACTGgtggctcctcagtgtccctcctccctgctgctgatctTCCACCCAATAAGCCTCACTGgtggctcctcagtgtccctcctccctgctgctgatctTCCACCCAATAAGCCTCACTGgtggctcctcagtgtccctcctccctgctgctgatctTCCACCCAATAAGCCTCACTGgtggctcctcagtgtccctcttccctgctgCTGATCTTCCACCCAATAAGCCTCACTGgtggctcctcagtgtccctcctccctgctgctgatctTCCACCCAATAAGCCTCACTGgtggctcctcagtgtccctcctccctgctgctgatctTCCACCCAATAAGCCTCACTGgtggctcctcagtgtccctcctccctgctgctgatctTCCACCCAATAAGCCTCACTGgtggctcctcagtgtccctcttccctgctgCTGATCTTCCACCCAATAAGCCTCACTGgtggctcctcagtgtccctcctccctgctgctgatctTCCACCCAATAAGCCTCACTGgtggctcctcagtgtccctcctccctgctgctgatctTCCACCCAATAAGCCTCACTGgtggctcctcagtgtccctcctccctgctgctgatctTCCACCCAATAAGCCTCACTGgtggctcctcagtgtccctcttccctgctgCTGATCTTCCACCCAATAAGCCTCACTGgtggctcctcagtgtccctcctccctgctgctgatctTCCACCCAATAAGCCTCACTGgtggctcctcagtgtccctcctccctgccgcTAAATCTCCAAGTACCTCACTAACATGCCGGACACATTACGCTGTAATAATTATAGTTTATTGCGTTTTATCAGTTATTTTTTATAATGAAAGCATAGCCCCTGCCTCTCTCTCCTCAGTGTAACCCCTTTGCTTCCGAGCCTCCTTCTTCACCCTTCAAGGACGGTCACTTACTTCAGCCTCCGGAGGGGGAAGCGAAAGTCTGTGCCATCTGTCACCAAACGCTTTATGCGTCTGCACTGTGGACTGTGGATACGGAGAAAGGTATTTTTCCAGAAAAACATGACACCTACTTATTTAGTGCGCCCAATATAGTTATTTTTATGTTCTTTACCAAGAAAGCGGTGCTCACATTAATGTCTGAGCACGCGTCTTTGGGCTTAGTAGAGATCATAAACCTATTATTTTGGGCACAGTAAATATAAAGACTGTCTCACATGTAATCCCCTCCCCAACTGGGCACTTTTCAGTTTtggggttttttgtttttattttatttttttccctccctCCCCTGCTTTTAAAAGCTATACATTTGTATTTGTTCATTCCCATTGGCCGTTTGAGGACTTATTTTATGCAGGACGAGATCTAGTTGTTAAATGGTGTCGTTATGTTAACATACAATGTGCTGAAACACGGGGTGGGGGGcagattccaagtgcggtgaaactttttttttaattttcaagaaATAAATTCAAAATATAAAATGGCTTAAAAATTAGGCCCCCAACCGTAAAATATGTTGAAGCTCTTGAATCACATGTgcagggaaggtggggggggggggggggtaaatgaaaaaaaaataaagtttttgcatTTATACATAACCAATAAAGTAAAGAAATAACAAATGGGATATAAAATCATAAAAACATTGTTatgcagtaaaacatacaaacagggTCTACATTGTTGGGCTAACCCCTTAATGTTTTGACTGTGATTCCAATGTCTAGAGTagcaaaaaacaaaatatatatttaatttcATAAGTGGAGCGACTGTCCAGATTATCCAGCATTGTATGCCATCATTAGTGTCCGGCCCTTATTACTGATTTGCATGTAAGAAGCCGACTTCATGCTTACATCTAATATTTACAGGCTGG
This window harbors:
- the MRPL35 gene encoding large ribosomal subunit protein bL35m encodes the protein MALSCGPLRAACARTRPLLRQWPRSFARPGAGPAALLRPLVNPCVSNNVLRLSAFCSPVATCTQGLAAHRPARGSAILGSVTPLLPSLLLHPSRTVTYFSLRRGKRKSVPSVTKRFMRLHCGLWIRRKAGYKKKLWKKSASRKKRLREIVFCNKTQSKLLDKMTTSFWKRRNWYVNDPYQKYQDRTNLKV